The Arachis ipaensis cultivar K30076 chromosome B07, Araip1.1, whole genome shotgun sequence genome includes a window with the following:
- the LOC107609715 gene encoding laccase-3-like, with protein sequence METNQLPCKSSFSLLLFFLLTIIAFHATNAEHQYHEFVIQRTPVKRLCKTQSILTVNGQFPGPAIEVRDGDSLAIKVVNAGPYNISIHWHGLRMLRNPWADGPSYVTQCPIQPGGSYTYRFTIQNQEGTLWWHAHTGFLRATVYGAFIIYPKQASSYPFTRPKREFPILLGEWFDRDPMALLRQTQLTGAAPNVSVAYTINGQPGDLYRCSSQETVRVPVDVGETILLRIINSALNQELFFSIANHRMTVVGTDAAYTKPFNTGVIMIGPGQTINVLVTANQPPGRYYMAARAYQTAMNAAFDNTTTTAILKYKSASCSRKGPAPRPILPALPAFNDTATATAYTSGIRGMSKINVFTDAADANLFFTVGLGLINCTNPNSPRCQGPNGTRFTASINNNSFVLPRTTSLMQAYYQGIPGVFTTDFPPVPPQQFNYSGNVPRGLWTPTPGTRLLKLKYGTRVQLVFQDTNIVTTEDHPMHIHGFHFFVVGSGFGNFNPSTDPARFNLVDPPVKNTIGTPPGGWVAIRFVADNPGIWFLHCHIDSHLNWGLATALLVENGVGPSQSVIPPPPDLPQC encoded by the exons ATGGAAACCAATCAGTTACCTTGCAAGTCAAGCTTCTCTCTGCTCTTATTTTTCCTACTTACTATCATTGCTTTCCATGCTACAAATGCAGAGCATCAATACCATGAATTTGTT ATCCAAAGAACACCAGTGAAGAGGCTGTGCAAGACACAAAGCATACTCACTGTAAATGGACAGTTTCCAGGCCCAGCAATTGAAGTAAGAGATGGTGATTCACTTGCAATCAAAGTAGTCAATGCTGGACCTTACAATATCTCTATCCACTG GCATGGATTGAGGATGCTGAGAAATCCATGGGCAGATGGACCAAGCTATGTGACTCAATGTCCTATCCAACCTGGGGGAAGTTACACATACCGTTTTACAATACAAAACCAAGAGGGAACCCTTTGGTGGCATGCTCACACTGGCTTCCTACGAGCCACTGTTTATGGTGCTTTCATTATCTACCCGAAACAGGCTTCTTCCTATCCATTCACTCGGCCAAAGAGAGAATTTCCCATCCTTCTTG GGGAATGGTTTGATAGGGATCCTATGGCTCTCTTAAGGCAGACACAGTTAACAGGAGCTGCTCCAAACGTGTCTGTTGCTTACACCATCAACGGTCAACCCGGAGATCTCTACAGATGTTCTAGTCAAG AAACCGTGCGTGTTCCGGTAGATGTAGGCGAGACGATTCTGCTAAGAATCATCAACAGTGCCCTGAACCAAGAACTCTTCTTCTCAATAGCTAATCATAGAATGACAGTTGTCGGCACAGACGCGGCATATACGAAGCCTTTCAACACCGGAGTCATCATGATAGGACCCGGCCAGACAATCAACGTCCTCGTCACGGCCAACCAGCCTCCCGGCCGCTACTACATGGCGGCGCGCGCATACCAAACAGCCATGAACGCCGCCTTCGACAACACTACCACCACCGCCATCCTCAAATACAAATCCGCCAGCTGCAGCAGAAAAGGACCAGCACCGCGGCCAATTCTTCCCGCATTGCCAGCTTTCAACGACACCGCCACCGCCACCGCATACACGTCgggaatcagaggaatgtcaaaGATTAACGTCTTCACAGACGCTGCTGATGCGAATTTGTTCTTCACAGTTGGATTAGGCCTAATTAATTGTACAAATCCTAATAGTCCCCGGTGCCAGGGACCAAACGGAACGCGATTCACAGCAAGCATTAACAATAATTCTTTTGTTCTTCCAAGGACAACCTCCTTAATGCAGGCTTACTACCAAGGAATACCCGGCGTGTTCACGACGGATTTTCCTCCTGTGCCGCCGCAGCAATTCAATTACTCCGGCAACGTTCCGCGGGGCCTGTGGACGCCTACGCCGGGAACTAGGCTCCTGAAGTTGAAGTATGGGACACGGGTGCAACTTGTGTTCCAAGATACAAATATTGTTACTACAGAGGACCACCCCATGCACATTCATGGCTTCCATTTCTTTGTGGTTGGATCTGGTTTTGGAAACTTTAACCCTTCGACGGATCCTGCAAGGTTTAACCTGGTTGATCCGCCCGTCAAGAACACCATTGGAACGCCTCCTGGAGGA
- the LOC107609138 gene encoding N-terminal acetyltransferase B complex auxiliary subunit NAA25 isoform X1 — MASKLGLAGGIPERRVRVIWDAIDSRQYKNAFKHVTTLLTKHPNSPYALALKALVLERMGKPEEALSVCLKAKEVLYANDSLLMDDLTLSTLQIVFQRLDHLDLATNCYEHACSKFPNSLELMMGLFNCYVREYSFVKQQQTAIKMYKLAGEERFLLWAVCSIQLQVLHGNGAEKLLLLAEGLLKKHITSHSLHEPEAVMAYISILEKQTKFGDALEVLAGKLGSLLTIEVDKLRIQGRLLARAGDYVAATDIFKKILVSSPDDWECFLNYLACLMEDGSIWCEEAVNDPVHPPKFVQCKVSHLTDEQFDSQISNASDFIQKLQDDTTNNSMRCPYLANIEIERRKLLRGKGNDESLMDAIVNYFCRFGDLACFTSDVEMFVEVLTDDKKTELLKDLMKSSDGLSTTPSKTLGRCITLFKIQHLLLGNMFKYSVNELEGSCVQMSDMYCKNLPLSKGLDPQESMHGEELLSITCNVLVQLFWRTKNVGYMVEAIMVLEFGLAIRRYVSQYKILLLHLYSHFGALSVAYEWYKSLDVKNILMESVLHNILPQMLVSPLWTESNNLLKDYLKFMDDHFRESADLTFLAYRHSIYSKVIEFVQFKERLQQSSQYFVARVDTSILQLKQNANNIDEEEGVLESMKCGVQFLDLSNEIESKSISFNEDLQLRPWWTPTSDKNYLLERFEGTSYCHREVSIKERETSFQREIEKKSILPRMIYLSIQSVSSSIKEHVEVNGSVSPKISSEMKLLLDRYAKLLGFSLSEAIEVVMGFSSSESTSVVSCSNLIDWLNFIVFLNAWSLSSHELVQPESNSSKPHIWNILDSLLEKYILEVVKSMEPDICSPWNDVQLVMQIVTEPLAWHGLVIMSCLRSLQPSGKKKKKSGSVDQSTSNLAHAIQDSVQHLSNVLEEVRRWLREWNKRPEDENVDSILAPLRKNGQNDGPGQVYRIFETYISTINEAEVGDRIAQSLKCWSPAEVARKMVNGKVKVLAEFSTMCDSKIKLLQSIEQQIAQT; from the exons ATGGCTTCGAAGCTTGGCTTAGCCGGTGGGATTCCAGAGCGTCGCGTTCGTGTCATATGGGACGCCATTGATTCTCGTCAGTACAAGAACGCTTTCAAGCACGTCACTACGCTCCTCACCAAACACCCTAATTCCCCCTATGCTCTC GCACTCAAAGCTCTTGTTTTGGAAAGGATGGGGAAGCCCGAGGAAGCCTTATCTGTTTGCCTGAAAGCCAAGGAGGTCTTGTATGCAAATGATTCTCTCTTGATGGATGATCTTACACTCAGTACGCTGCAGATAGTCTTTCAGCGACTAGATCACT TGGATTTGGCTACGAACTGTTATGAACATGCTTGTAGTAAGTTCCCAAATAGTCTGGAACTCATGATGGGGCTCTTTAACTGCTATGTTCGTGAGTACTCATTTGTGAAGCAACAACAG ACAGCTATCAAAATGTACAAACTTGCTGGAGAAGAAAGATTTTTGCTTTGGGCAGTTTGTAGCATCCAATTACAG GTGCTTCATGGCAATGGAGCAGAGAAGCTACTGCTCTTGGCTgaaggattactgaagaagcacaTCACTTCACATAGTTTACATGAGCCTGAAG CTGTTATGGCTTACATATCCATATTGGAAAAGCAAACTAAGTTTGGGGATGCTTTAGAAGTTCTAGCTGGGAAATTGGGATCACTATTGACAATTGAAGTTGATAAGCTACGAATACAG GGGAGACTTCTGGCTCGGGCAGGTGACTATGTGGCTGCTActgatatatttaaaaaaattcttgtGTCAAG TCCAGATGACTGGGAGTGTTTCCTTAATTATTTAGCCTGTTTGATGGAAGATGGCAGCATTTGGTGTGAGGAGGCTGTCAATGATCCAGTACATCCCCCCAAATTTGTCCAATGCAAGGTCTCACACTTGACAGATGAACAG TTTGATAGTCAAATATCAAATGCATCAGATTTTATACAGAAGCTACAAGATGATACCACTAACAACTCTATGAGGTGTCCGTACTTGGCAAatatagaaattgaaagaagaaagctTTTACGTGGGAAGGGGAATGATGAAAGCCTAATGGATGCAATTGTGAATTACTTTTGCAG GTTTGGTGACTTGGCCTGCTTTACTTCAGATGTTGAAATGTTTGTTGAAGTCTTAACCGATGATAAGAAGACAGAACTTTTGAAGGATTTAATGAAAAGCAGTGATGGTTTATCAACAACTCCAAGCAAGACACTTGGGCGATGTATAACCCTTTTCAAAATTCAGCACTTACTACTGGGGAACATGTTCAAGTATTCTGTAAATG AACTTGAAGGTTCTTGTGTTCAAATGTCTGATATGTATTGCAAAAACCTTCCACTTTCAAAGGGCTTGGATCCACAGGAGAGCATGCATGGTGAGGAGCTTCTTTCAATAACATGTAATGTGTTGGTGCAG TTATTTTGGCGTACTAAGAATGTTGGCTACATGGTAGAGGCAATTATGGTTTTGGAGTTTGGTTTGGCAATAAGAAG ATATGTTTCACAGTACAAGATCTTGCTGTTGCACTTGTATTCCCACTTTGGTGCTCTTTCAGTGGCATATGAATG GTATAAATCACTGGATGTCAAGAATATCTTGATGGAAAGTGTTCTGCACAACATCTTGCCTCAGATGTTGGTATCTCCGCTTTGGACTGAGTCTAACAATCTGTTAAAGGATTACCTGAAGTTTATGGATGACCACTTCAGAGAATCTGCAGATTTGACTTTTCTTGCATATCGCCATAGTATTTACTCAAAA gtaattgaatttgtgCAGTTTAAAGAACGGTTGCAACAGTCTAGTCAGTATTTTGTGGCACGAGTTGACACATCGATTTTACAGCTTAAGCAAAATGCAAATAACATTGACGAAGAGGAG GGTGTCCTTGAAAGCATGAAATGTGGGGTTCAATTCCTTGATCTGTCTAATGAAATTGAATCAAAGTCTATATCCTTCAATGAAGACTTGCAGTTACGACCTTGGTGGACGCCAACTTCAGACAAAAACTATCTTTTAG aaCGATTTGAAGGGACTTCTTATTGTCATAGAGAAGTTTCG ATCAAAGAGAGGGAAACAAGTTTCCAGAGAGAGATTGAGAAGAAATCCATACTTCCACGGATGATATATCTTTCTATTCAAAGTGTTTCATCTTCAATTAAGGAACATGTTGAGGTCAATGGTTCTGTTTCACCTAAAATATCTTCAGAGATGAAACTATTGCTAGACCGCTATGCAAAACTTTTGGGCTTTTCTCTGAGTGAAGCAATAGAAGTTGTCATGGGCTTTTCCAGCAGTGAAAGTACCTCTGTG GTTTCTTGTTCCAACCTGATTGACTGGTTGAATTTCATTGTATTTTTAAATGCATGGAGCCTTAGCTCTCACGAACTTGTGCAACCAGAGAGTAATAGCAGCAAGCCACATATTTGGAATATCTTAGATTCTTTGCTGGAGAAGTATATTTTAGAGGTGGTCAAATCTATGGAGCCCGATATATGTTCTCCTTGGAATGATGTACAACTTGTAATGCAGATAGTTACTGAACCTTTGGCATGGCATGGACTTGTAATTATGTCTTGTCTTAGATCACTTCAACCATCtggtaagaagaaaaagaaaagcggATCAGTTGATCAGTCTACCTCAAATCTGGCTCATGCAATTCAAGATTCTGTCCAGCATTTATCCAATGTGTTAGAGGAGGTTCGGAGATGGCTAAGAGAATGGAATAAAAGACCCGAAGATGAGAATGTGGATAGCATCCTTGCTCCTCTGAGGAAAAATGGTCAAAATGATGGACCAGGGCAGGTCTATCGAATTTTCGAGACGTATATTTCCACTATTAACGAGGCAGAGGTTGGTGATCGTATTGCTCAATCCCTCAAATGCTGGAGTCCTGCGGAAGTTGCCAGGAAAATGGTGAATGGGAAGGTTAAAGTACTGGCAGAATTCTCTACCATGTGTGATTCAAAAATTAAGTTACTACAGTCTATCGAACAACAAATTGCTCAAACATGA
- the LOC107609138 gene encoding N-terminal acetyltransferase B complex auxiliary subunit NAA25 isoform X2, translating into MYKLAGEERFLLWAVCSIQLQVLHGNGAEKLLLLAEGLLKKHITSHSLHEPEAVMAYISILEKQTKFGDALEVLAGKLGSLLTIEVDKLRIQGRLLARAGDYVAATDIFKKILVSSPDDWECFLNYLACLMEDGSIWCEEAVNDPVHPPKFVQCKVSHLTDEQFDSQISNASDFIQKLQDDTTNNSMRCPYLANIEIERRKLLRGKGNDESLMDAIVNYFCRFGDLACFTSDVEMFVEVLTDDKKTELLKDLMKSSDGLSTTPSKTLGRCITLFKIQHLLLGNMFKYSVNELEGSCVQMSDMYCKNLPLSKGLDPQESMHGEELLSITCNVLVQLFWRTKNVGYMVEAIMVLEFGLAIRRYVSQYKILLLHLYSHFGALSVAYEWYKSLDVKNILMESVLHNILPQMLVSPLWTESNNLLKDYLKFMDDHFRESADLTFLAYRHSIYSKVIEFVQFKERLQQSSQYFVARVDTSILQLKQNANNIDEEEGVLESMKCGVQFLDLSNEIESKSISFNEDLQLRPWWTPTSDKNYLLERFEGTSYCHREVSIKERETSFQREIEKKSILPRMIYLSIQSVSSSIKEHVEVNGSVSPKISSEMKLLLDRYAKLLGFSLSEAIEVVMGFSSSESTSVVSCSNLIDWLNFIVFLNAWSLSSHELVQPESNSSKPHIWNILDSLLEKYILEVVKSMEPDICSPWNDVQLVMQIVTEPLAWHGLVIMSCLRSLQPSGKKKKKSGSVDQSTSNLAHAIQDSVQHLSNVLEEVRRWLREWNKRPEDENVDSILAPLRKNGQNDGPGQVYRIFETYISTINEAEVGDRIAQSLKCWSPAEVARKMVNGKVKVLAEFSTMCDSKIKLLQSIEQQIAQT; encoded by the exons ATGTACAAACTTGCTGGAGAAGAAAGATTTTTGCTTTGGGCAGTTTGTAGCATCCAATTACAG GTGCTTCATGGCAATGGAGCAGAGAAGCTACTGCTCTTGGCTgaaggattactgaagaagcacaTCACTTCACATAGTTTACATGAGCCTGAAG CTGTTATGGCTTACATATCCATATTGGAAAAGCAAACTAAGTTTGGGGATGCTTTAGAAGTTCTAGCTGGGAAATTGGGATCACTATTGACAATTGAAGTTGATAAGCTACGAATACAG GGGAGACTTCTGGCTCGGGCAGGTGACTATGTGGCTGCTActgatatatttaaaaaaattcttgtGTCAAG TCCAGATGACTGGGAGTGTTTCCTTAATTATTTAGCCTGTTTGATGGAAGATGGCAGCATTTGGTGTGAGGAGGCTGTCAATGATCCAGTACATCCCCCCAAATTTGTCCAATGCAAGGTCTCACACTTGACAGATGAACAG TTTGATAGTCAAATATCAAATGCATCAGATTTTATACAGAAGCTACAAGATGATACCACTAACAACTCTATGAGGTGTCCGTACTTGGCAAatatagaaattgaaagaagaaagctTTTACGTGGGAAGGGGAATGATGAAAGCCTAATGGATGCAATTGTGAATTACTTTTGCAG GTTTGGTGACTTGGCCTGCTTTACTTCAGATGTTGAAATGTTTGTTGAAGTCTTAACCGATGATAAGAAGACAGAACTTTTGAAGGATTTAATGAAAAGCAGTGATGGTTTATCAACAACTCCAAGCAAGACACTTGGGCGATGTATAACCCTTTTCAAAATTCAGCACTTACTACTGGGGAACATGTTCAAGTATTCTGTAAATG AACTTGAAGGTTCTTGTGTTCAAATGTCTGATATGTATTGCAAAAACCTTCCACTTTCAAAGGGCTTGGATCCACAGGAGAGCATGCATGGTGAGGAGCTTCTTTCAATAACATGTAATGTGTTGGTGCAG TTATTTTGGCGTACTAAGAATGTTGGCTACATGGTAGAGGCAATTATGGTTTTGGAGTTTGGTTTGGCAATAAGAAG ATATGTTTCACAGTACAAGATCTTGCTGTTGCACTTGTATTCCCACTTTGGTGCTCTTTCAGTGGCATATGAATG GTATAAATCACTGGATGTCAAGAATATCTTGATGGAAAGTGTTCTGCACAACATCTTGCCTCAGATGTTGGTATCTCCGCTTTGGACTGAGTCTAACAATCTGTTAAAGGATTACCTGAAGTTTATGGATGACCACTTCAGAGAATCTGCAGATTTGACTTTTCTTGCATATCGCCATAGTATTTACTCAAAA gtaattgaatttgtgCAGTTTAAAGAACGGTTGCAACAGTCTAGTCAGTATTTTGTGGCACGAGTTGACACATCGATTTTACAGCTTAAGCAAAATGCAAATAACATTGACGAAGAGGAG GGTGTCCTTGAAAGCATGAAATGTGGGGTTCAATTCCTTGATCTGTCTAATGAAATTGAATCAAAGTCTATATCCTTCAATGAAGACTTGCAGTTACGACCTTGGTGGACGCCAACTTCAGACAAAAACTATCTTTTAG aaCGATTTGAAGGGACTTCTTATTGTCATAGAGAAGTTTCG ATCAAAGAGAGGGAAACAAGTTTCCAGAGAGAGATTGAGAAGAAATCCATACTTCCACGGATGATATATCTTTCTATTCAAAGTGTTTCATCTTCAATTAAGGAACATGTTGAGGTCAATGGTTCTGTTTCACCTAAAATATCTTCAGAGATGAAACTATTGCTAGACCGCTATGCAAAACTTTTGGGCTTTTCTCTGAGTGAAGCAATAGAAGTTGTCATGGGCTTTTCCAGCAGTGAAAGTACCTCTGTG GTTTCTTGTTCCAACCTGATTGACTGGTTGAATTTCATTGTATTTTTAAATGCATGGAGCCTTAGCTCTCACGAACTTGTGCAACCAGAGAGTAATAGCAGCAAGCCACATATTTGGAATATCTTAGATTCTTTGCTGGAGAAGTATATTTTAGAGGTGGTCAAATCTATGGAGCCCGATATATGTTCTCCTTGGAATGATGTACAACTTGTAATGCAGATAGTTACTGAACCTTTGGCATGGCATGGACTTGTAATTATGTCTTGTCTTAGATCACTTCAACCATCtggtaagaagaaaaagaaaagcggATCAGTTGATCAGTCTACCTCAAATCTGGCTCATGCAATTCAAGATTCTGTCCAGCATTTATCCAATGTGTTAGAGGAGGTTCGGAGATGGCTAAGAGAATGGAATAAAAGACCCGAAGATGAGAATGTGGATAGCATCCTTGCTCCTCTGAGGAAAAATGGTCAAAATGATGGACCAGGGCAGGTCTATCGAATTTTCGAGACGTATATTTCCACTATTAACGAGGCAGAGGTTGGTGATCGTATTGCTCAATCCCTCAAATGCTGGAGTCCTGCGGAAGTTGCCAGGAAAATGGTGAATGGGAAGGTTAAAGTACTGGCAGAATTCTCTACCATGTGTGATTCAAAAATTAAGTTACTACAGTCTATCGAACAACAAATTGCTCAAACATGA